One region of Micromonospora ureilytica genomic DNA includes:
- the polA gene encoding DNA polymerase I, with amino-acid sequence MTATTPRLLLVDGHSMAYRAFFALPVENFSTTTGQPTNAVYGFTSMLINVLRDEQPTHIVVAFDVSRHSFRTDKYAEYKAGRSETPTDFKGQVSLVKEVLAALQIPVVEKEGFEADDVIATLACQARDQGMSVLISSGDRDAFQLIDDQITVLYPRKGVSDLARMDPAAVEAKYGVPPQQYRDLAALVGETSDNLPGVPGVGPKTAAKWITTYGGVEGVIARADEIKGKAGDSLRERLADVIRNYEINCLVSDLELPLRPEDTRWTGWDREAVHQVFDTLEFRILRDRLYQYLEAVEPEAESGFDLVGEVLTEPGALAGWLTTHVPTGTPVGLAVKLDTGPNRRHTASITGLALATAGGAAAWVDPAGLDATDEGALAGWLADAERPKVLHDSKPAVLASAAHGWQLAGIVRDTQIAAYLARPDQRSYDLTDLALRYLHRELRVDVPESGQLTLDGLGDEGVVEQNLMLQARATLDLADAIDAELSRDGEQSARLMAGVELPLMRVLATMESTGIAADTHYLSELEAHFAAEVKAAAQGAYEAVGREFNLGSPKQLQEILFTELGLPKTKKIKTGYTTDADALQWLYAQQPHAVLAHLLRHRDVAKLKSTVDGLLKSVSDDGRIHTTFNQTVAATGRLSSTEPNLQNIPIRTEEGRRIRRAFVVGEGYESLLTADYSQIEMRIMAHLSSDDALIDAFNSGADFHAATASSVFGVPLDEVTPDQRRKIKAMNYGLAYGLSAFGLSQQLTISTEEARGLMENYFAGFGGVRDYLQQVVARARQDGYTSTILGRRRYLPDLVSDNRQRRDIAERMALNAPIQGSAADIIKVAMLHVDTALREAGLHSRMLLQVHDELVFEVAPGEREALEALVRREMGGAYPLSVPLEVSVGLGRDWNSADH; translated from the coding sequence CCTCGATGCTGATCAACGTGCTGCGCGACGAGCAGCCCACCCACATCGTCGTGGCCTTCGACGTCTCCCGCCACTCCTTCCGCACCGACAAGTACGCGGAGTACAAGGCCGGCCGCAGCGAGACCCCGACCGACTTCAAGGGCCAGGTCAGCCTGGTCAAGGAGGTCCTGGCCGCGCTGCAGATCCCGGTGGTCGAGAAAGAGGGCTTCGAGGCCGACGACGTGATCGCCACGCTCGCCTGCCAGGCTCGCGACCAGGGCATGTCGGTGCTGATCAGCAGCGGTGACCGCGACGCGTTCCAACTGATCGACGATCAGATCACCGTCCTCTACCCCCGCAAGGGCGTCTCCGACCTGGCCCGGATGGACCCGGCGGCGGTCGAGGCGAAGTACGGCGTCCCGCCACAGCAGTACCGGGACCTCGCCGCGCTGGTCGGCGAGACCAGTGACAACCTGCCCGGCGTCCCGGGCGTCGGCCCGAAGACCGCAGCCAAGTGGATCACCACGTACGGCGGGGTGGAGGGCGTGATCGCCCGGGCCGACGAGATCAAGGGCAAGGCCGGCGACAGCCTGCGGGAGCGGCTCGCCGACGTGATCCGCAACTACGAGATCAACTGCCTCGTCTCCGACCTGGAGCTGCCGCTGCGCCCGGAGGACACCCGCTGGACGGGTTGGGACCGGGAGGCGGTGCACCAGGTCTTCGACACCCTGGAGTTCCGCATCCTGCGCGACCGTCTCTACCAGTACCTCGAGGCGGTCGAGCCGGAGGCCGAGTCCGGCTTCGACCTCGTCGGCGAGGTGCTCACCGAGCCCGGCGCGCTGGCCGGCTGGCTGACCACACACGTCCCGACCGGCACCCCGGTCGGGTTGGCGGTCAAACTCGACACCGGCCCCAACCGCCGGCACACCGCCTCGATCACCGGTCTCGCGCTGGCCACCGCCGGTGGCGCGGCGGCCTGGGTCGACCCGGCTGGGCTCGACGCGACCGACGAGGGCGCCCTGGCCGGCTGGTTGGCCGACGCGGAGCGCCCCAAGGTGCTGCACGACAGCAAGCCGGCCGTGCTGGCCAGCGCCGCGCACGGCTGGCAGCTCGCCGGCATCGTCCGGGACACCCAGATCGCCGCGTACCTGGCCCGCCCCGACCAGCGGTCCTACGACCTGACCGACCTGGCGTTGCGCTACCTGCACCGGGAGCTGCGGGTGGACGTCCCGGAGTCCGGCCAGCTCACCCTGGACGGCCTCGGTGACGAAGGGGTGGTCGAGCAGAACCTGATGCTCCAGGCCCGGGCCACCCTCGACCTGGCCGACGCGATCGACGCCGAGCTGTCCCGCGACGGCGAGCAGTCCGCCCGGCTGATGGCCGGCGTGGAGCTGCCGTTGATGCGCGTGCTGGCCACCATGGAGAGCACCGGCATCGCCGCCGACACCCACTATCTGTCCGAGCTGGAGGCCCACTTCGCCGCCGAGGTGAAGGCCGCCGCGCAGGGCGCGTACGAGGCGGTGGGTCGGGAGTTCAACCTCGGCTCGCCCAAGCAGCTGCAGGAGATCCTCTTCACCGAGCTGGGTCTGCCGAAGACCAAGAAGATCAAGACGGGTTACACCACCGACGCCGACGCCCTGCAGTGGCTCTACGCGCAGCAGCCGCACGCGGTGCTGGCCCACCTGCTGCGTCACCGGGACGTGGCCAAGCTCAAGTCGACAGTCGACGGGCTGCTCAAGTCGGTCTCCGACGACGGCCGGATCCATACCACCTTCAACCAGACCGTGGCGGCCACCGGTCGGCTCTCCTCCACCGAGCCCAACCTGCAGAACATCCCGATCCGCACCGAGGAGGGCCGTCGGATCCGACGGGCCTTCGTGGTGGGGGAGGGCTACGAGTCCCTGCTCACCGCCGACTACAGCCAGATCGAGATGCGCATCATGGCGCACCTCAGCTCGGACGACGCGCTGATCGACGCGTTCAACTCCGGCGCCGACTTCCACGCCGCCACCGCCTCGTCGGTCTTCGGGGTGCCGCTCGACGAGGTCACCCCCGACCAGCGCCGCAAGATCAAGGCCATGAACTACGGCCTGGCGTACGGGCTCAGCGCCTTCGGCCTGTCCCAACAGCTCACCATCAGCACCGAAGAGGCGCGCGGGCTGATGGAAAACTACTTCGCCGGCTTCGGTGGCGTGCGCGACTACCTGCAACAGGTCGTCGCCCGGGCCCGCCAGGACGGCTACACCTCGACCATCCTCGGTCGGCGCCGCTACCTGCCCGACCTGGTCAGCGACAACCGGCAGCGCCGCGACATCGCCGAGCGGATGGCGCTCAACGCGCCCATCCAGGGCTCCGCCGCCGACATCATCAAGGTGGCGATGCTGCACGTCGACACCGCGCTGCGCGAGGCCGGGCTGCACTCACGGATGCTGTTGCAGGTGCACGACGAGCTGGTCTTCGAGGTCGCTCCGGGTGAGCGGGAGGCGTTGGAAGCGCTGGTCCGGCGGGAGATGGGCGGGGCGTACCCGCTGTCGGTGCCGCTGGAGGTGTCCGTCGGTCTGGGCCGGGACTGGAACAGCGCTGATCACTGA